The following proteins are co-located in the Gossypium hirsutum isolate 1008001.06 chromosome A02, Gossypium_hirsutum_v2.1, whole genome shotgun sequence genome:
- the LOC107952579 gene encoding probable calcium-binding protein CML44 → MLSSSSSSYLQEALICKASMFDVNGDHILFGSKMSPLSKTDLQRVFEKLDKNGDGFVSLEELNWLLQKIGSAQFSLEELEPLVGKPCLNLDEFLFFYESISNPPAQGGDEEEEEEEELVTHGGGEEEDSDLAKAFKVFDLNGDGFISCEELECVLGRLGLWDEKSGKDCRRMIWYYDTNLDGMVDFQEFKNMMLHSSS, encoded by the coding sequence ATGttgtcttcatcatcatcatcgtatCTGCAAGAAGCCCTAATTTGTAAAGCTTCAATGTTTGATGTTAATGGTGATCATATCCTCTTTGGTAGTAAAATGTCTCCCCTTAGTAAGACCGACTTGCAACGCGTATTCGAGAAGCTCGACAAGAATGGAGATGGCTTCGTTAGTCTGGAGGAGCTGAATTGGTTGCTCCAGAAAATCGGGTCTGCCCAATTCAGCCTTGAAGAATTGGAGCCCTTAGTGGGAAAACCATGTTTGAACTTGGATGAATTCTTGTTCTTTTATGAATCCATCTCGAACCCACCGGCACAGGGTGGTGacgaagaggaggaggaggaggaggaattGGTCACTCACGGCGGCGGTGAAGAAGAAGACAGTGACCTTGCGAAGGCTTTCAAAGTGTTTGACTTgaatggggatgggtttatttcATGTGAGGAGCTTGAATGCGTGCTGGGAAGACTGGGTTTGTGGGATGAAAAGAGTGGAAAAGATTGCAGGAGAATGATTTGGTATTACGACACCAATTTAGACGGCATGGTTGATTTTCAAGAATTCAAAAACATGATGTTACATTCCAGTTCTTGA